One part of the Desulfurococcaceae archaeon genome encodes these proteins:
- the pstS gene encoding phosphate ABC transporter substrate-binding protein PstS: MSRSKLYITITVIAILVTIVTYSVIHVYFASEKAPTTTIPQDASTYSTTNPSSRLPVIRGAGASFQYPQIAQWARLFQEKTGIPITYQSVGSGAGQRMFLVDRVVDFAASDPPLSKSQWEEHKNRVLQVPWMMGAVAVVYNVPSVGGTLNLSGEVLAKIYLGEVEYWDDAAIVALNPTIADKLPHQPIVAVHRSDSSGTTEIFTLFLHKSAPDKWSSDLVGKQVDWPVDRSGRGVGAKGNEGVTAVVLQTAYSIGYVELSYAIEHGLPVAAIKNAAGKFVLPSEMSIQNAARGVIFPSSPQDDLSYTLYEVVYSPSEDAYPIATLAYGFFWAKYEDREVAKAVSEFLKWIVQEGYNYMIKGYTPPPQEAQRLLVAAARIIEENSAR, from the coding sequence ATGAGTAGGTCAAAATTGTATATAACGATCACCGTTATAGCAATACTTGTAACTATTGTTACCTACTCAGTTATTCACGTATATTTCGCGAGCGAGAAGGCGCCCACTACTACGATCCCACAGGACGCTTCTACCTATAGCACTACTAACCCGTCCAGTAGATTACCCGTTATAAGAGGTGCCGGTGCTAGTTTTCAATACCCCCAAATAGCTCAATGGGCTAGGTTATTTCAAGAAAAAACAGGCATTCCAATAACTTACCAGTCTGTGGGTAGCGGTGCCGGTCAAAGAATGTTCTTGGTAGACCGTGTCGTCGACTTCGCAGCTAGCGATCCCCCGCTTTCAAAGTCCCAGTGGGAAGAACACAAGAACAGGGTGCTCCAGGTTCCGTGGATGATGGGTGCAGTGGCTGTGGTATATAATGTCCCCAGTGTAGGGGGCACATTAAACCTGAGTGGAGAGGTTCTCGCGAAGATATACTTGGGTGAGGTAGAGTACTGGGATGACGCTGCAATAGTGGCCTTAAACCCCACCATTGCGGACAAACTACCGCATCAACCAATTGTGGCAGTCCACCGATCCGACTCTAGCGGGACAACGGAAATATTCACATTATTTTTACACAAGTCTGCTCCTGATAAGTGGTCTAGTGACCTGGTTGGTAAGCAGGTTGATTGGCCCGTCGATAGGAGTGGTAGGGGTGTAGGTGCAAAAGGTAACGAGGGTGTTACCGCAGTTGTTTTGCAGACGGCTTACTCTATAGGATATGTTGAACTTAGTTACGCAATTGAGCACGGACTACCGGTTGCAGCAATTAAAAATGCCGCGGGTAAATTCGTTTTACCGTCCGAGATGAGTATACAGAACGCGGCACGAGGGGTTATATTCCCTAGCTCTCCACAAGACGACCTTAGTTATACACTGTACGAAGTTGTATACTCGCCAAGCGAGGACGCTTATCCCATAGCAACACTTGCTTACGGCTTCTTCTGGGCTAAGTACGAGGACCGGGAGGTGGCTAAAGCGGTAAGTGAATTCCTAAAGTGGATTGTCCAGGAGGGATATAACTACATGATTAAGGGCTACACACCGCCGCCTCAAGAAGCTCAACGTCTACTAGTAGCTGCAGCTAGAATAATAGAGGAGAACAGCGCGAGGTAA
- a CDS encoding PhoU domain-containing protein, which translates to MLTSEELRLAMSIMHRMSRYVEDVMKETGKLFTLHDLNERKMVWEEVENIASMLEEARRDLIYRVLMYIVKAQPLGRDLITAYVLINIAYDLYRVSRYCREISKIDQLLAPKQGLADLGLSDLFSMAVDAVKAALEDLERQEPTNMKYVREIDSLVDSTYKETLRKTLSQASVPGIKTLGLLVVRHVERIVDHAHYIEQYLVELK; encoded by the coding sequence ATGCTCACGAGTGAAGAGCTGAGGCTTGCAATGTCAATTATGCACCGCATGTCGCGCTACGTAGAAGATGTCATGAAGGAAACCGGTAAGCTATTTACGCTGCACGATTTGAATGAGCGCAAAATGGTATGGGAAGAAGTTGAAAACATCGCCAGTATGCTTGAAGAAGCTCGCAGAGATCTCATATATCGCGTTCTCATGTACATAGTAAAGGCACAACCTCTAGGAAGAGATCTCATAACTGCCTACGTACTAATTAACATCGCGTACGACCTGTACCGGGTATCTAGGTATTGCAGAGAAATATCAAAAATAGACCAGTTACTAGCGCCTAAGCAGGGCCTTGCAGATCTAGGGTTATCAGATCTATTCAGTATGGCAGTGGATGCTGTTAAGGCTGCACTCGAAGATCTCGAAAGACAAGAACCCACTAACATGAAGTACGTTAGAGAAATTGACAGCTTAGTGGACAGCACATACAAGGAGACTTTAAGAAAAACATTAAGTCAGGCGAGCGTTCCAGGCATAAAGACGCTGGGACTACTCGTTGTAAGGCACGTGGAGAGAATAGTTGACCACGCCCACTACATAGAGCAGTACCTCGTGGAGTTAAAGTAG
- a CDS encoding PstA family ABC transporter permease gives MYEWRYARDKLFAALITAMSILAVLPLFHVIAIVVYNGSKPVLEAGARFLVDIPPTPLSKDLGGVGPALVGSFLITLISMPITIMLALLAAILENEFPHSRLSKTVDALSRSLASVPTIIVSMVVYSTLVVPMRGFSALAGATALTLVSFPYAYTAFTSALGSVPRTYREAAYAIGINRWKTVFSVFIPIARKAIVAGILLTFARAMGETAALFFTVGRYRSGISLNPLSPTDALPLLIFDFITSPFRSYHEIAWGASFVLFVLYLAIFITVKTAVKEVRL, from the coding sequence TTGTATGAGTGGAGGTATGCAAGAGACAAACTCTTTGCAGCACTGATCACCGCGATGTCCATTCTAGCAGTATTGCCGCTATTCCACGTAATAGCAATTGTGGTCTATAACGGCTCAAAGCCAGTACTAGAGGCGGGAGCTAGGTTCCTTGTAGACATACCGCCGACACCGCTTTCAAAAGACCTCGGAGGAGTGGGGCCAGCACTTGTTGGCTCCTTCCTAATAACGTTAATATCGATGCCAATAACCATCATGCTTGCACTCCTCGCGGCTATCTTGGAGAACGAGTTTCCACATAGCCGTCTATCAAAGACCGTTGACGCCCTATCCCGTTCCTTGGCTAGTGTGCCAACAATAATAGTTTCGATGGTAGTTTACTCGACTTTGGTTGTGCCTATGAGGGGGTTCTCGGCACTAGCAGGAGCTACTGCCCTGACACTGGTCTCCTTCCCATACGCTTATACTGCGTTCACCTCCGCTTTAGGATCCGTGCCGCGAACGTATAGGGAAGCAGCGTACGCTATTGGCATTAATAGATGGAAAACAGTATTCTCAGTCTTTATACCAATAGCCAGAAAGGCGATCGTAGCCGGGATCCTCCTAACGTTTGCTAGGGCTATGGGTGAGACGGCTGCTCTCTTTTTCACTGTGGGAAGATATAGGTCTGGTATAAGCTTAAACCCGCTATCGCCAACCGATGCATTGCCGCTACTCATATTTGACTTCATAACTTCTCCCTTTAGGTCTTACCACGAAATTGCGTGGGGAGCGTCTTTCGTATTATTTGTCTTGTACCTAGCGATCTTCATCACCGTAAAAACAGCCGTAAAGGAGGTTAGATTGTGA
- the pstC gene encoding phosphate ABC transporter permease subunit PstC — translation MSWSRTDKLFFISLLPSAIIVTGLLGLFLFVVLIHSWDSILAYGARLFVESVWNPEKELYGILSPIIGTLLTSLIATCTALVFSVSLSIFVVEYLNKRVQNIFVPIIELMGGVPTIVYAIWALHYLVPFMKASIMEPLHKYLGFIPLFSCQPTTGFSILIAGIAIGIPLIPYTTSIIVESYKLVPLTYKEACLGIGATKYELVKVMLAIIKPAIIASAILSFARASGETTIAVTTVGNAMSTSVCIIGPGYTVPALLASQYANANLYQYAESVLYAAALTILLLTLVLSFIGLRILEKWRVRIVV, via the coding sequence ATGAGCTGGTCTAGAACAGACAAATTGTTCTTTATTTCCCTCCTCCCCTCGGCTATTATCGTAACGGGTTTACTGGGCTTATTTCTATTTGTAGTACTTATCCATTCATGGGATAGTATTTTAGCGTACGGTGCAAGGTTATTCGTAGAAAGCGTGTGGAACCCGGAGAAAGAACTATACGGCATCCTCTCCCCTATTATTGGTACCCTTCTGACATCTCTAATCGCCACTTGTACTGCACTTGTTTTTTCAGTATCTTTGTCTATTTTCGTAGTAGAGTACTTGAATAAGCGCGTGCAAAATATTTTCGTGCCTATCATCGAGTTGATGGGCGGAGTCCCCACAATAGTATACGCTATTTGGGCACTACACTACTTAGTACCATTCATGAAAGCAAGCATTATGGAGCCTTTACACAAATATCTAGGCTTTATACCGCTGTTCTCCTGCCAGCCAACTACTGGTTTCTCGATACTAATTGCGGGAATTGCCATCGGAATACCGCTTATTCCCTATACAACGTCGATAATAGTTGAATCTTACAAGCTAGTCCCCCTTACATACAAGGAAGCGTGCCTCGGCATTGGCGCGACAAAGTACGAGCTCGTTAAGGTAATGTTGGCCATTATTAAGCCAGCAATCATCGCATCAGCCATTCTGAGTTTTGCTAGAGCCTCAGGAGAAACCACCATCGCCGTAACCACCGTGGGTAATGCTATGTCGACCAGTGTGTGCATAATTGGACCAGGTTACACTGTCCCCGCTCTACTGGCATCACAGTATGCAAATGCAAATCTGTACCAGTACGCTGAATCTGTCCTTTACGCCGCTGCTTTGACCATCCTCCTGCTCACCCTTGTACTTAGCTTCATTGGGTTGAGAATCCTAGAGAAGTGGAGGGTGAGAATCGTTGTATGA
- a CDS encoding phosphate ABC transporter ATP-binding protein, giving the protein MTYAIYIEGLSVYIDKAHILKNISMKVPYNTVHVIMGPSGSGKTTLLRVINRLIDLIPGVRVSGRIEILGHNFFDVDPYILRRHIGMVFQIPNPFPHLTIYNNVAIAARLNKVANNRKDLDEVVRWALEKAMLWDEVKDRLHKYPHELSGGQKQRLCLARALAMKPRILLLDEPTANVDPVNARKLEQAILSLKDDLTIVMVTHSPHQAARVADEVTFIYEGAVIEQGPASKVFLHPINQYTAKFLRGEI; this is encoded by the coding sequence GTGACCTATGCTATTTACATCGAGGGCTTAAGCGTTTACATAGATAAAGCACACATATTGAAGAATATCTCGATGAAAGTACCCTACAACACCGTCCACGTAATTATGGGACCTTCGGGTTCAGGGAAAACAACCCTGCTAAGAGTCATAAACAGGCTTATTGACCTAATCCCGGGCGTTAGGGTTAGCGGCAGAATCGAGATTTTAGGACACAATTTCTTTGATGTGGATCCCTATATTCTCAGAAGACATATCGGAATGGTGTTCCAAATACCTAACCCGTTCCCGCACTTAACTATATACAACAATGTCGCAATAGCAGCAAGACTAAACAAGGTGGCTAATAACAGAAAGGACCTAGATGAAGTGGTTAGATGGGCTCTTGAAAAAGCAATGTTATGGGATGAGGTTAAGGATAGGCTACACAAGTACCCTCACGAGCTTAGCGGAGGGCAAAAACAGAGGCTTTGTTTAGCCAGGGCCTTGGCCATGAAACCGAGAATACTCCTATTAGATGAACCGACCGCGAATGTTGACCCCGTTAATGCGAGGAAACTAGAACAGGCAATATTATCTCTAAAGGATGACTTGACGATAGTAATGGTGACTCACTCACCTCACCAAGCGGCAAGAGTGGCCGATGAGGTTACCTTTATTTACGAAGGAGCTGTAATTGAGCAAGGCCCCGCCTCAAAGGTCTTTCTCCACCCAATTAACCAGTACACTGCAAAGTTTCTAAGAGGTGAAATATGA